A DNA window from Paenibacillus andongensis contains the following coding sequences:
- a CDS encoding extracellular solute-binding protein, with amino-acid sequence MRKGTLISVAAVVAMTFIVSACNSFTSNKDQNLHAGETQGPTGVKREPILLTIRHTQVKDTQKKRFAMLQDVVKATESKVPGLSITLDGVEDKVNRFEKLRAEMAAGNPPEIFDLFGGTDTKDYVKANRLLDLTPILNELGLINKFYSFEEFTVNGKIYGIPMAGYVEGLYYNKRILADHQIKPPQTWEELLAAAASLKAQKITPFAMAAKDSWVINMMSNTMWVRTAGPDAVQGLLDGSKRWTDPDVVNAFEKYHTLIQKGYLQEGSLALAYAEQQNKFSSGEAAFMFDGSWANTPLLDPEKSSIVKDVGFMNFPAMGGPGDGYINGGWSNAYGFSNRVTPDQLVAIKEFIKQMYNESMQKRQLVEEGMPPAMKLQDTSNVNPLITEILNVFASSKGAFPAFDSRIQTKVREKLERGMQELIGGRTDPVSLMADIQKQQEASNKEETHTQ; translated from the coding sequence ATGAGAAAAGGAACGTTGATTTCGGTAGCAGCGGTAGTGGCTATGACGTTCATCGTGTCTGCTTGCAACAGCTTTACTTCAAACAAGGATCAAAACCTTCATGCTGGCGAGACTCAAGGCCCCACAGGGGTAAAAAGAGAGCCAATTCTGCTTACAATTCGTCATACGCAAGTGAAAGATACGCAGAAGAAGCGCTTCGCGATGCTGCAGGATGTCGTGAAAGCTACGGAGTCGAAGGTGCCTGGTTTGTCCATTACGTTAGATGGGGTGGAGGATAAGGTCAATCGCTTCGAGAAGCTGAGAGCAGAGATGGCCGCAGGGAATCCACCGGAAATATTCGATTTGTTTGGCGGAACGGATACGAAGGATTATGTCAAAGCGAATAGGCTGCTTGATCTTACGCCCATATTGAATGAGCTTGGATTAATCAATAAGTTTTATAGCTTCGAGGAGTTTACGGTTAACGGTAAAATTTATGGCATTCCGATGGCAGGGTACGTCGAGGGCTTGTACTATAACAAAAGGATTTTGGCGGATCATCAAATAAAACCGCCTCAAACGTGGGAGGAACTGCTCGCTGCTGCCGCGAGTTTAAAGGCCCAGAAAATAACACCATTTGCAATGGCGGCCAAAGATTCATGGGTCATTAACATGATGAGCAATACCATGTGGGTACGCACAGCCGGGCCAGATGCTGTTCAGGGCTTATTGGATGGAAGTAAACGATGGACGGATCCGGATGTTGTGAATGCATTTGAGAAATATCATACGTTGATTCAAAAGGGGTATCTCCAGGAAGGCAGCTTAGCACTGGCCTATGCCGAGCAGCAAAATAAATTTAGCAGCGGTGAAGCAGCTTTCATGTTCGATGGCAGTTGGGCGAATACGCCGCTGCTTGACCCTGAGAAGTCATCCATTGTAAAGGATGTAGGCTTCATGAATTTCCCAGCCATGGGAGGTCCAGGAGATGGTTATATCAATGGAGGATGGTCTAATGCTTATGGCTTCTCGAATAGAGTGACACCAGATCAGTTGGTGGCCATTAAGGAGTTTATTAAGCAAATGTATAACGAATCCATGCAAAAAAGACAGCTTGTCGAGGAAGGTATGCCGCCCGCCATGAAGCTGCAGGATACGAGCAATGTGAATCCTCTTATAACGGAAATTTTAAATGTGTTTGCTAGTAGTAAAGGTGCTTTCCCTGCATTTGACTCACGTATTCAAACGAAAGTTCGAGAAAAATTGGAGCGCGGTATGCAAGAATTAATAGGCGGAAGAACCGACCCTGTCTCCTTAATGGCGGACATACAGAAGCAGCAAGAGGCATCGAATAAGGAAGAAACCCATACCCAATAG
- a CDS encoding response regulator transcription factor translates to MRLKAILADDEPNILRNLQAVIPWDELGIDIVGTAKNGVEALELSSQHVPDLVMSDIRMPLMDGITFVQKLRDINENCTVLMVTGYQDFEYVRSLMRVGVSDYILKPINYEELENSIRKLANEIRVKKLSEQEEQQKWGKMKNLAYEKILQDVLMNYTEITPNTLLPIDDMDSETLTYLFTIIDVDDYSQKSLPWTEQERKLWNFAVRNVLQDSLTDEKLKFIVLQIREGEWCVIIQWDETEESKALVKLNEIAAQLQHNVSQSVKLGISVGIFPSAVRLRQLSDAYRKLQRFMQLNLGKQESVLLYKESKEQADANSSLWYLVEEIVTGLKQLNRLKTEDALKRLKLLLEGLSDSSFARAYQMLHFLILHLLRELREMNSLDFQEEEQIWCQLDKSESIQQLLQVMVQLVALGLEGTNKKKNSELLMTAAKEYIRTHYSNDFGIEDIASSLGISSSYFSLLFKQHFGETFVEYVTKHRMELAKSMLLHSDKSITDIGKSVGYIERRYFTKVFQKFTGEIPSEFREKRKEAK, encoded by the coding sequence ATGAGGCTAAAAGCGATATTGGCAGATGATGAGCCTAACATTTTGCGTAATTTGCAGGCGGTTATTCCTTGGGATGAACTGGGGATTGATATCGTAGGAACGGCCAAAAATGGTGTGGAAGCACTGGAACTTAGCAGTCAGCATGTGCCGGATCTAGTTATGAGTGATATTCGTATGCCGCTAATGGATGGGATTACGTTCGTTCAGAAGCTGCGTGATATCAATGAGAATTGTACGGTGCTTATGGTGACGGGGTATCAGGATTTCGAATATGTACGTTCGTTGATGCGAGTAGGCGTGAGCGACTACATTTTGAAGCCTATTAACTATGAAGAGTTAGAGAATTCTATACGCAAATTGGCGAATGAAATCAGAGTTAAGAAGCTTAGTGAGCAAGAGGAGCAGCAAAAGTGGGGCAAAATGAAAAATTTGGCCTATGAGAAGATTTTGCAGGACGTTTTGATGAATTATACGGAAATTACGCCGAATACGCTGCTTCCGATTGATGATATGGACTCGGAAACGTTGACCTATTTATTTACGATCATCGATGTGGATGATTACTCACAGAAATCATTGCCTTGGACAGAGCAGGAGCGGAAGCTTTGGAATTTCGCGGTACGAAATGTATTGCAAGACTCGTTAACAGACGAGAAATTGAAGTTCATAGTACTCCAGATCCGCGAAGGCGAATGGTGTGTCATCATACAGTGGGATGAAACCGAAGAAAGTAAGGCATTGGTGAAGTTAAATGAAATTGCTGCTCAACTGCAGCATAACGTATCACAATCGGTTAAATTAGGCATCAGTGTCGGCATCTTCCCGTCAGCAGTGAGACTGCGTCAACTCTCTGACGCTTATCGTAAGCTTCAGCGATTCATGCAGCTTAATCTGGGAAAGCAGGAATCCGTGCTGTTGTATAAAGAATCCAAAGAGCAGGCTGATGCGAACAGCTCCTTATGGTATTTGGTGGAGGAAATTGTAACCGGACTTAAACAGCTGAACCGTCTCAAAACGGAGGATGCCTTAAAGCGCTTGAAATTACTGCTTGAAGGTCTGTCTGACAGCTCTTTTGCCAGGGCCTATCAAATGCTGCATTTCCTCATTCTTCATCTGCTCCGCGAACTGCGAGAAATGAACTCCCTTGATTTTCAGGAGGAAGAACAGATCTGGTGTCAACTGGATAAGAGCGAAAGCATTCAACAATTGCTTCAGGTTATGGTACAGCTTGTAGCACTTGGACTGGAAGGGACGAATAAGAAGAAAAACAGCGAGCTGCTCATGACAGCGGCGAAGGAATACATAAGAACGCATTATTCGAATGATTTTGGGATTGAGGATATAGCGAGCTCCTTAGGCATTAGCTCCAGCTATTTTAGTTTATTGTTTAAGCAGCATTTTGGAGAAACCTTTGTTGAATATGTTACGAAACATCGGATGGAATTGGCGAAGTCGATGCTGCTCCACAGTGATAAAAGTATTACGGACATCGGAAAATCAGTGGGATACATCGAACGGCGATATTTTACCAAAGTATTTCAAAAGTTTACTGGCGAGATTCCATCGGAGTTTCGAGAAAAGCGCAAAGAAGCGAAGTAG